In a genomic window of Telopea speciosissima isolate NSW1024214 ecotype Mountain lineage chromosome 5, Tspe_v1, whole genome shotgun sequence:
- the LOC122662320 gene encoding LYR motif-containing protein At3g19508 has protein sequence MEKGLRAYGEVLRLVRRLPKDTRPYYSKYVRENFVNYRDVDPNDPNALDELFNRTYVHATWVLSKYSVNAAAADKLKEVCCNH, from the exons ATGGAGAAAGGATTGCGGGCGTATGGAGAGGTATTGAGACTAGTGAGGCGGTTACCCAAGGACACCAGGCCCTACTACTCTAAGTATGTCAGGGAGAACTTCGTCAACTACAGAGACGTAGATCCCAATGACCCCAATGCCCTCGACGAGCTCTTCAACAGGACCTACGTCCATGCCACTTGGGTTCTCTCCAAG TATTCGGTGAACGCAGCGGCTGCTGATAAGCTGAAGGAGGTTTGCTGCAATCACTAA